One genomic segment of Vulcanisaeta thermophila includes these proteins:
- the asd gene encoding aspartate-semialdehyde dehydrogenase, which yields MDRIKVSILGATGLVGQWMVKLLENHPFIDVVHLSASPGKIGRKYGEVVHWFIPGDVPEYARDITLVSTEPRDHKDVDVVLSALPNEVALPVEQALLSSGLNVISNASPERMNPKVPLINPEVNWDHLNILREVKGNWFVKNPNCTAAIISMPLKPIQDLVKELHIVTLQAVSGAGYLGLSYLAIDGNVIPFIKGEEEKIDAELNKMLGKLDGGSYKPWGVNVYVTTTRVPVKYGHMAIIHAVLKDNANVDVKEITRRLVSFRSLPQERELPTAPREPIKVIDRVDAPQPMKDLDPMAVSVGRIQLRNNVLRLIALGDNLVRGAAGITILTLETMRAMNLI from the coding sequence ATGGATCGCATAAAGGTATCCATACTGGGGGCCACGGGACTCGTGGGGCAGTGGATGGTTAAGCTGCTGGAGAACCACCCATTCATAGACGTGGTCCATCTATCAGCATCGCCGGGGAAGATTGGTAGGAAGTATGGCGAGGTTGTTCACTGGTTCATACCAGGTGATGTGCCTGAGTATGCCAGGGACATAACCCTGGTATCCACGGAGCCGAGGGACCATAAGGATGTGGATGTGGTGCTATCGGCATTACCCAACGAGGTGGCCCTACCCGTGGAGCAGGCATTACTAAGCAGTGGGTTGAACGTGATATCGAACGCATCGCCGGAGAGGATGAATCCCAAGGTTCCGTTGATAAACCCCGAGGTTAATTGGGACCACCTAAACATCCTAAGGGAGGTTAAGGGTAACTGGTTCGTTAAGAACCCCAACTGCACCGCGGCAATTATATCCATGCCCCTGAAGCCCATCCAGGACTTGGTGAAGGAGCTCCACATAGTGACCCTGCAGGCGGTCTCCGGCGCTGGTTACCTCGGGTTGTCATACTTAGCCATTGATGGTAATGTAATACCCTTCATAAAGGGTGAGGAGGAGAAGATAGATGCTGAGCTGAATAAAATGCTGGGTAAGCTAGACGGTGGGTCTTACAAACCCTGGGGCGTTAATGTGTATGTGACCACGACCAGGGTCCCCGTTAAGTACGGGCACATGGCCATTATACACGCAGTGCTTAAGGACAATGCCAACGTGGATGTTAAGGAAATAACACGGAGGCTGGTTAGCTTCAGGTCACTGCCCCAGGAGAGGGAACTACCCACGGCGCCCAGGGAACCCATAAAGGTCATTGATAGGGTGGATGCACCCCAACCCATGAAGGACCTGGACCCAATGGCAGTTAGTGTGGGTAGGATTCAGTTAAGGAATAATGTGCTTAGGCTCATAGCCCTGGGCGATAACCTGGTCAGGGGCGCCGCTGGGATAACAATACTGACCCTGGAGACCATGAGGGCCATGAACTTAATATGA
- a CDS encoding MarR family transcriptional regulator: protein MPAELSDREKLVLRIIGDACDKRGQDRVTLEDISEGLRRSGLTPTDAMDVIYKLEDKGLVRTEMLGYTTVIYITDTGREVYRGLK from the coding sequence ATGCCCGCGGAGTTAAGTGATAGGGAGAAGCTGGTCCTCAGGATCATTGGGGATGCTTGTGATAAGCGTGGGCAGGACAGGGTCACCCTTGAGGATATTAGTGAGGGCCTGAGGAGGAGCGGTCTCACTCCCACGGATGCCATGGATGTGATCTATAAACTTGAGGATAAGGGTCTAGTTAGGACTGAGATGCTGGGCTATACTACTGTTATTTACATAACTGATACTGGGAGGGAGGTCTACAGGGGGCTTAAGTAA
- a CDS encoding NAD(P)/FAD-dependent oxidoreductase: MTYDVAIIGAGPAGLFTAYELVTNTSNLRVALIDKGYKVRQRHCPLSKVGRCVCVPCHITHGIGGAGTFSDGLINLRPDVGGDLHELLGSWDSAMKLIEYIDKVFLSFGAPRDRVFEPKGPGFEEYQRTLARVGAQLIPIRQRHMGTDGSVLVIDRLTNYLETSGVDIITGFPVDRIDREGNVFVLRGRRGVIEAKTVVIAPGRAGAEWFRDEARRLGIELVPNPLDVGVRVEVPKYVMDPVTNLYMDPKIIMYTKSHDDKVRTFCTNPGGFVVLERYEDGTVGVNGETYTNKASPNTNFAILASIRLTDPLEDTIEYGKSIARLATKLGGGRPIIQRLGDLEDGRRSTWDRIRRSIVEPTLKNVTPGDIGMALPHRVLDDLLEFIHKVDNVIPGLASKYTLLYAPEIKYYSMRAVVNRLMETTVDGIFAAGDGAGLSRGINVAAATGVLAAWGVLNKFGYEVRNELYYVVKPQ, from the coding sequence ATGACCTACGACGTGGCAATAATAGGCGCTGGCCCCGCGGGCCTATTCACAGCGTACGAACTAGTCACTAACACCTCAAACCTAAGGGTGGCGCTGATAGACAAGGGCTATAAAGTTCGCCAAAGACACTGCCCACTTAGTAAGGTTGGGAGGTGCGTATGCGTGCCATGCCACATAACCCACGGTATTGGAGGCGCCGGAACCTTCAGTGACGGACTCATTAACCTAAGGCCGGACGTGGGTGGTGACCTTCATGAATTACTGGGTAGTTGGGACTCCGCAATGAAGCTCATTGAGTACATTGACAAGGTCTTCCTATCCTTCGGAGCCCCAAGGGACAGGGTTTTCGAACCCAAGGGGCCAGGGTTTGAGGAGTACCAAAGGACCCTTGCGAGGGTTGGTGCCCAATTAATACCCATTAGGCAGAGGCACATGGGGACTGACGGGTCGGTCCTGGTTATTGACAGGTTGACGAATTACCTGGAGACCTCTGGCGTGGACATAATCACGGGGTTCCCAGTGGATAGGATCGATAGGGAGGGTAACGTATTCGTCCTAAGGGGTAGGAGGGGCGTCATTGAGGCTAAGACTGTGGTTATAGCCCCCGGCAGGGCTGGGGCCGAGTGGTTTAGGGATGAGGCCAGGAGGCTCGGTATTGAGCTCGTGCCCAACCCACTGGACGTGGGTGTTAGGGTTGAGGTTCCCAAGTACGTTATGGACCCAGTAACCAACCTCTACATGGACCCGAAGATCATCATGTACACCAAATCCCACGATGACAAGGTAAGGACATTCTGCACAAACCCAGGGGGCTTCGTGGTCCTAGAGAGATATGAGGACGGAACCGTGGGGGTTAACGGCGAAACATACACAAACAAGGCCAGTCCAAATACCAACTTCGCAATCCTGGCTTCAATAAGGCTCACGGACCCCCTGGAGGACACCATTGAGTATGGAAAGTCCATTGCCAGGCTGGCCACGAAGCTCGGTGGTGGCAGGCCCATTATTCAGAGGTTGGGTGATTTAGAGGATGGTAGGAGGAGCACCTGGGATAGGATTAGGAGGAGTATTGTGGAGCCCACGCTCAAGAACGTAACCCCAGGTGACATAGGCATGGCGCTACCCCACAGGGTCCTCGACGACCTACTGGAGTTTATTCACAAGGTGGATAACGTAATACCTGGATTGGCATCCAAGTATACACTACTCTACGCGCCGGAGATTAAGTACTATAGTATGAGGGCCGTGGTTAATAGGCTCATGGAAACAACAGTGGATGGGATATTCGCCGCAGGCGATGGCGCTGGCCTATCGAGGGGCATAAACGTAGCGGCAGCCACTGGGGTACTGGCTGCCTGGGGCGTACTTAATAAGTTTGGTTATGAGGTGAGGAATGAGCTTTACTACGTGGTTAAGCCCCAATAA
- a CDS encoding adenylosuccinate synthetase, which yields MPLTLVVGGQFGDEGKGKVVSYLGLSDKPSICVRTGSINAGHTVTYNGRTWKVRIIPSCFVNQSTKLMIAPGALLKIDVFLREVEETNSRGRVWVDERTGVIEDAHVERERSDEYLMRTIGSTGQGVGAATMDRVMRRLRLARDFQELRGLITDVPLAVNEELDRGGLVVVEGTQGTFLSLYHGTYPYVTSRDTTAAGILSEVGVSPRRVDDIILVFKSYVTRVGAGELPGELSPEEVVARGWVERGTVTGRPRRAAPFNLDLARRAVMLNRPTQIAITKLDALFPGARGKRRWVDLPPEARRWVEELSEALKVPVTLIGTGEDSLDMVDMRREVMGP from the coding sequence GTGCCGTTAACCCTTGTTGTTGGTGGTCAGTTTGGTGATGAGGGTAAGGGGAAGGTGGTTTCATACCTAGGGCTTAGTGATAAACCCAGTATTTGCGTTAGGACGGGCTCCATAAACGCTGGGCATACCGTTACCTACAACGGCAGGACCTGGAAGGTCAGGATCATACCCTCATGCTTCGTAAACCAAAGTACCAAGTTAATGATTGCCCCCGGCGCCCTGCTCAAGATCGATGTATTTCTTAGGGAGGTTGAAGAGACCAATTCCAGGGGTAGGGTTTGGGTTGATGAGAGAACGGGAGTCATTGAGGACGCCCACGTGGAGAGGGAACGTAGTGATGAGTACCTGATGAGGACCATAGGCTCCACGGGGCAGGGCGTGGGCGCGGCTACCATGGACAGGGTCATGAGGAGGCTCAGGCTCGCTAGGGATTTTCAGGAGCTTCGTGGCTTAATAACTGACGTACCCCTGGCCGTCAATGAGGAGCTTGATAGGGGAGGTTTGGTGGTTGTTGAGGGTACCCAGGGGACCTTCCTGAGCCTGTACCATGGCACGTACCCGTACGTCACTAGCCGCGACACCACGGCTGCCGGGATCCTTAGTGAGGTGGGTGTTAGCCCTAGGCGTGTTGATGATATAATCCTCGTGTTCAAGTCCTACGTGACCAGGGTCGGTGCTGGTGAATTACCTGGTGAGTTAAGTCCTGAGGAGGTTGTGGCCAGGGGTTGGGTTGAGAGGGGGACCGTGACCGGGAGGCCCAGGAGGGCCGCGCCGTTCAACCTAGACCTGGCCAGGAGGGCTGTGATGCTCAATAGGCCCACGCAGATAGCCATTACGAAACTCGATGCCCTGTTTCCAGGGGCCAGGGGTAAGAGGAGGTGGGTTGATTTACCACCCGAGGCTAGGAGGTGGGTTGAGGAATTGAGTGAGGCGTTGAAGGTCCCCGTGACCCTCATAGGCACTGGTGAGGATTCCCTGGACATGGTGGACATGAGGAGGGAGGTGATGGGCCCATGA
- a CDS encoding SLC13 family permease — protein MLTYGELYVIAVLLLSTVLLLTRVVRYDVVGLLTMILLVIGGIVPVTRALDYFGSTVVIVLISIMIISRTLEESGFLDKLADAMIRALGSEVLIVILTLLLVALVSGFMSDVALVAIFIPFMYALSKSFNKKLSKYLIPLSYSAIIGGRYTIIGTSTNLIINQLWYDRYHQYLSLFQFLPVGLGIVLTSIPVLLLIHHVMPSREAVVTSIEDLRTSEYLVEARVGDDCEWVGLSKAEVERRYHVKIRSVLPRRLARSSVIRSGMTLIVQVSADTLTRLSSIKGLRIVTEQGELPSNAEVVEAMVTGNSGLVGYSLDDVDAESKYGITILGLSLGGRRVLGRIRHITLRPGDSLLIIGEEERVARFLSDYGLMPLRGGGVRIFNVKKGVGAIAALAFATTASLLGLNIALAFLIPTLALVVSNVVNYRRVYQYVDWPVIVFIATYLSLGYAVETSGLSALMARVLPESPIILFLITALIANFVNNVTAAVVMTPIALLYPNPLAAVTIVAMASSSTFLTPYSHPANLMVLGPGNYRVRDYLMAGALVMLVVLTVTLYLTHSLHLQLGMQLA, from the coding sequence ATGCTCACTTATGGAGAGTTATACGTGATCGCTGTTCTACTACTATCCACAGTACTACTGCTTACCAGGGTTGTTCGGTACGACGTGGTTGGTCTACTAACAATGATCCTGCTGGTAATTGGCGGTATAGTCCCCGTGACAAGGGCCCTTGACTACTTCGGCTCCACGGTGGTCATAGTCCTCATTAGCATAATGATTATAAGTAGAACGCTGGAGGAATCGGGCTTCCTGGACAAGCTAGCCGATGCCATGATCAGGGCATTGGGGAGTGAGGTTTTGATAGTGATCCTGACGCTCCTGCTGGTGGCCCTGGTCTCTGGCTTCATGAGTGATGTGGCCCTGGTCGCCATATTCATACCCTTCATGTACGCCCTATCCAAGTCCTTCAATAAGAAGCTCTCCAAGTACTTAATACCGCTCTCCTACTCCGCAATAATCGGTGGTAGGTACACCATAATAGGCACCAGCACAAACCTCATAATCAACCAGCTTTGGTATGATAGGTACCATCAATACCTATCCCTATTTCAATTCCTACCCGTGGGACTGGGCATAGTGCTCACAAGCATACCGGTACTACTGCTGATACACCACGTGATGCCGTCTAGGGAGGCCGTGGTAACGAGCATAGAGGACCTAAGGACTAGTGAGTACCTGGTTGAGGCGAGGGTTGGCGATGATTGTGAGTGGGTTGGGCTTAGTAAGGCTGAGGTGGAGCGTAGGTACCACGTTAAGATAAGGTCAGTACTACCCAGGAGGCTCGCCAGGTCCAGCGTGATAAGGAGTGGGATGACCCTGATAGTACAGGTAAGTGCGGACACACTAACAAGGTTATCGTCAATAAAGGGACTAAGGATAGTGACGGAGCAGGGGGAATTACCCAGTAATGCGGAGGTGGTAGAGGCCATGGTCACCGGGAACTCAGGGCTCGTGGGGTACTCACTGGATGATGTGGATGCAGAGAGCAAGTACGGAATAACAATACTGGGGCTATCCCTCGGGGGTAGGAGGGTACTGGGTAGGATAAGGCACATAACCCTGAGGCCAGGGGACTCACTACTAATAATTGGTGAGGAGGAGAGGGTGGCCAGGTTCCTCAGTGATTATGGACTCATGCCCCTAAGGGGCGGGGGCGTTAGGATATTCAACGTTAAGAAAGGCGTGGGAGCCATAGCGGCACTGGCCTTCGCAACAACGGCATCACTCCTGGGCTTAAACATAGCCCTCGCCTTCCTAATACCCACGCTGGCTTTGGTGGTGAGCAACGTGGTGAATTACAGGAGGGTTTACCAATACGTTGATTGGCCAGTCATAGTATTCATAGCCACATACCTATCACTTGGCTATGCTGTGGAGACCTCGGGGCTTTCGGCACTCATGGCCAGGGTACTTCCCGAATCACCCATAATACTCTTCCTCATAACAGCATTAATCGCTAACTTCGTGAACAATGTGACGGCGGCGGTGGTAATGACACCCATAGCCCTGCTATACCCAAACCCCCTGGCCGCCGTGACCATAGTGGCCATGGCATCCTCAAGCACATTCCTAACACCCTACTCCCACCCAGCAAACCTAATGGTTCTGGGCCCCGGGAATTACAGGGTCAGGGATTACCTAATGGCAGGGGCCCTTGTAATGCTTGTGGTGCTCACGGTGACGCTGTACCTAACGCACTCACTCCACCTCCAGTTAGGGATGCAATTGGCATAA